One genomic window of Psychrobacillus sp. INOP01 includes the following:
- a CDS encoding YqeG family HAD IIIA-type phosphatase: protein MYSYFIPSEFVRSVFHITPEMLKDKGIKAIITDLDNTLVEWDRPDATPKLIEWFASIKAAGIQVTIVSNNKELRVKSFADPLGIPFIFKARKPLGKAFLQALSIMSVKREEVVVIGDQLLTDVFGGNRQKLHTILVIPVAKSDGFVTKFNRMVERRIFSYLDKKGQVTWEEEA from the coding sequence TTGTATTCATATTTTATACCTAGTGAATTTGTAAGAAGTGTCTTTCATATAACACCTGAAATGCTAAAAGATAAAGGGATAAAGGCCATTATTACAGATTTAGATAACACATTAGTTGAATGGGATCGACCAGATGCTACCCCTAAATTGATCGAGTGGTTTGCAAGTATTAAAGCTGCCGGGATTCAGGTAACAATTGTTTCAAACAATAAAGAGCTGCGAGTTAAATCCTTTGCAGATCCACTTGGAATTCCGTTCATATTTAAGGCTCGTAAGCCACTTGGAAAAGCATTTCTCCAAGCATTAAGTATTATGTCGGTGAAGCGAGAGGAAGTAGTAGTCATTGGTGACCAGTTATTAACCGATGTGTTTGGCGGGAACAGACAAAAACTTCATACGATTTTAGTCATTCCGGTTGCGAAATCAGATGGATTTGTGACCAAATTTAATCGTATGGTGGAACGAAGAATTTTTAGTTACTTGGACAAAAAAGGACAAGTTACATGGGAGGAAGAAGCGTGA
- the pssA gene encoding CDP-diacylglycerol--serine O-phosphatidyltransferase: MFLQNAMYQTVKKLKSHAANMVTIGNLAFGGAAIMATMNENYTFSVLFIFIAGLLDRFDGIVARKFHLESELGKQLDSMSDIISFGIAPALLMYSLVLQEFSVTGMIITVIYIACGAFRLARFNISEPNGFFTGLPITVAGVILTLSYFAIEYVPSVSYMFLFIILALLMISTFTLRKV, from the coding sequence ATGTTTTTACAAAACGCAATGTATCAAACAGTAAAAAAATTGAAATCACATGCGGCGAATATGGTCACCATTGGCAATCTTGCTTTTGGTGGTGCAGCCATCATGGCAACGATGAATGAAAATTACACGTTTAGTGTATTATTTATATTTATAGCTGGCCTCTTGGACAGATTTGATGGAATTGTAGCAAGAAAATTTCATCTTGAATCCGAATTAGGCAAACAACTAGATTCCATGAGCGATATTATTTCATTCGGGATAGCCCCTGCATTACTGATGTATTCATTAGTATTACAAGAGTTTAGTGTTACTGGAATGATAATAACCGTTATCTATATAGCATGTGGTGCTTTCAGGCTCGCACGATTTAATATTTCTGAACCGAATGGTTTTTTTACAGGTCTACCAATTACTGTAGCTGGTGTGATCTTAACGCTTTCTTATTTTGCGATAGAATATGTACCATCTGTCTCGTACATGTTTTTATTCATTATCCTCGCATTACTTATGATCAGTACATTTACATTAAGAAAAGTTTAA
- the sigK gene encoding RNA polymerase sporulation sigma factor SigK, translating into MTGLMTAFISIFVDFPLVIGYLKGQAFHQPFTPEEEKVMIDRFLGGDLTARDELIERNMRLVAHVVKKFHPKHELLDDYISIGTIGLMKAVNSYTPTKKTKLATYAARCIENEILMYLRSLKKVQKDVSLHEPIGMDKDGHSLEITDLLPGIDKSTDEQLVEEEDTNSLYRHLSQLESRELEIIVRRYGLLGHEPMTQKDISKQLKISRSYVSRIEKRALVKLYQSYIHEKNSFDVSNTKRA; encoded by the coding sequence ATTACAGGTCTAATGACTGCCTTTATAAGCATCTTTGTAGATTTCCCTCTCGTTATTGGTTATTTGAAAGGCCAGGCATTTCATCAACCCTTCACTCCGGAAGAAGAAAAAGTCATGATAGATCGTTTTTTAGGCGGAGATTTAACAGCTCGTGACGAACTTATCGAACGAAATATGCGTTTGGTTGCCCATGTTGTAAAAAAGTTTCACCCAAAACATGAATTATTGGATGATTATATCTCCATAGGTACAATTGGTCTGATGAAGGCCGTCAATAGCTATACTCCTACTAAGAAAACTAAACTAGCCACATACGCTGCCAGATGTATTGAAAATGAAATATTGATGTATTTGCGATCATTAAAGAAAGTACAAAAAGACGTTTCCTTACATGAGCCAATTGGTATGGATAAAGATGGTCACTCTTTAGAAATTACAGACCTACTTCCAGGTATCGATAAAAGCACAGATGAACAACTAGTAGAGGAGGAGGATACGAATAGCTTATACCGCCATTTGTCTCAACTCGAAAGCAGGGAACTAGAAATTATCGTCCGAAGATATGGATTACTTGGTCATGAACCGATGACTCAAAAAGATATATCTAAACAATTAAAAATATCTAGAAGTTACGTATCTCGGATTGAAAAACGCGCATTAGTTAAACTGTATCAATCCTATATACATGAAAAAAACTCTTTTGATGTATCAAACACCAAAAGAGCTTAG
- a CDS encoding phosphatidylserine decarboxylase, giving the protein MKEKLYQTMIELTNGKWSSSLIRSFTQSNVSRRMIPFYINYFNISTHDTIQKSNDFTSLHEFFIRKVKEESRPIDQEANSIISPVDATIETFGDITGDGLFYVKQKTYTLQDMLGSEKIASSFQNGKYIILYLSPAEYHRIHSPVDGKVLSQYSLGEKSYPVNKWGLQFGKQTISGNYRLLTELEMPNEKKCIHIKVGAMFVNSIELTNNSTIWNKGEEVGYFSFGSTVVMLFEADSVEFSSKVHPGKFVRMGENVANML; this is encoded by the coding sequence ATGAAAGAAAAATTATACCAAACCATGATTGAATTAACCAATGGGAAATGGTCTTCGTCACTGATCCGAAGCTTTACACAGTCTAATGTTAGTAGACGTATGATTCCCTTTTATATTAATTATTTTAATATATCAACTCACGATACGATACAAAAAAGTAATGATTTCACAAGTTTACATGAATTTTTTATTCGTAAGGTTAAAGAGGAAAGCCGTCCGATTGATCAGGAAGCCAATAGCATTATTAGCCCGGTAGATGCTACAATAGAGACCTTTGGGGATATTACAGGGGACGGGCTCTTTTATGTAAAACAGAAAACCTACACGTTACAAGATATGCTAGGTTCAGAGAAAATAGCCTCGTCCTTTCAAAATGGAAAGTATATCATTTTATACTTAAGCCCTGCAGAATATCACCGAATACATTCTCCAGTAGATGGGAAAGTACTAAGTCAATATAGTCTTGGTGAAAAATCGTATCCAGTTAATAAATGGGGACTTCAGTTTGGAAAACAAACGATAAGTGGTAACTACCGTTTGCTAACAGAATTAGAAATGCCTAACGAAAAAAAATGTATACATATAAAAGTAGGTGCCATGTTTGTAAATTCAATTGAGCTTACAAATAATTCTACTATATGGAATAAAGGAGAAGAGGTCGGATATTTCTCCTTTGGATCGACAGTTGTTATGCTATTCGAAGCAGATAGCGTGGAGTTCTCAAGTAAAGTTCACCCTGGTAAATTTGTCCGAATGGGTGAGAATGTAGCAAATATGCTATAA